Proteins encoded together in one Salmo salar chromosome ssa08, Ssal_v3.1, whole genome shotgun sequence window:
- the LOC106610391 gene encoding zinc finger protein 90 has product MSNSVHFHSQLASIMEVLANAAVAEICQLVDDGYAVLRLEISRTQSENQALKSKLHLVEVRSRERSVKRSIVPPMSSCSGAQGTDQVEEKQSTSVRRNGGSVVLGDRSTRTVSEESFDTTEHPEVVVVKEEKLEEELRDCGSKHNQLPRRLISVSQSLVAVNDQILNAETSPVEVAEEKRDGDNQRLQQTANRHSTASQHTHSSDCVTYQRESHTAAGLSRIEDGRDMLNPSCSYLVETDSTKPLDAQPPLTQSGVTTLCDSMASSASLGWKQEAGGVDTLKMEAGMPSWTEGRDIGMGLAAQCGVDIPGKNREGVQLGNGTNVCPQSNVNLRESESSEGRKSSEPDAKGFDTSLDYFFSPSEMAGIQTHHRGDGAGGEEQTSCSYPGDDGFVSPSNSTQGGLLFSNRLVNCQECGRLFSNSLDLALHQRIHMGEKLFSCAQCDKQFLHLHQLKTHQRIHTREKPFSCSQCGKRFSQSSHIKRHMSVHTGEKRFGCSVCGKRFSQSCSLKVHQSVHTGERPFSCTQCGKSFSVLGNLMRHQSVHSRKQD; this is encoded by the exons ATGTCGAATTCTGTACATTTTCACTCTCAGCTCGCCTCCATCATGGAGGTATTAGCTAACGCGGCAGTGGCAGAAATCTGCCAACTTGTAGACGATGGCTATGCCGTGTTACGCCTTGAAATATCGAGGACTCAGAGCGAAAACCAGGCTTTGAAGAGCAAACTACACCTGGTGGAGGTTCGTTCCAGGGAACGATCTGTCAAAAGAAGCATCGTACCCCCAATGTCGAGCTGTTCTGGTGCGCAAGGAACAG ATCAAGTCGAAGAGAAGCAGTCCACCAGTGTAAGGAGAAATGGAGGTTCAGTGGTGTTGGGGGACAGGAGCACTAGGACTGTCAGTGAGGAG AGCTTTGACACGACAGAGCATCCTGAGGTAGTGGTTGTAAAAGAGGAGAAATTGGAAGAGGAGCTGAGAGACTGTGGCTCAAAGCACAACCAGCTACCCAGGAGACTGA TTAGTGTGTCTCAGTCTCTTGTTGCTGTGAACGATCAAATCCTGAATGCAGAAACTTCACCTGTGGAGGTAGCTGAGGAGAAGCGGGACGGCGACAACCAGAGGCTCCAACAGACCGCAAACAGACACAGCACGGCAAGCCAGCACACACACAGCTCGGACTGTGTGACATATCAGAGAGAGAGCCATACAGCAGCTGGCCTCTCTCGCATAGAGGATGGCAGAGACATGCTTAATCCGTCTTGTTCTTATTTGGTGGAAACTGACTCTACTAAGCCACTTGATGCCCAGCCGCCCTTGACTCAGAGTGGGGTCACGACCTTGTGTGACAGTATGGCTTCCTCTGCCTCACTGGGCTGGAAGCAGGAGGCCGGAGGAGTTGACACTCTTAAAATGGAGGCAGGAATGCCCTCCTGGACTGAAGGGAGGGATATTGGAATGGGCCTGGCTGCTCAGTGTGGAGTTGACATCCCTGGGAAAAACAGGGAGGGTGTTCAGCTGGGGAACGGCACAAACGTCTGTCCTCAGAGCAACGTTAACTTAAGGGAGAGTGAGTCATCGGAAGGGCGCAAGTCCAGCGAACCGGATGCAAAAGGATTCGATACCTCCTTAGACTATTTTTTCTCTCCGTCGGAAATGGCCGGGATACAGACTCACCACCGAGGTGACGGCGCTGGAGGCGAGGAGCAGACCTCTTGTTCGTATCCCGGCGACGATGGTTTCGTCAGTCCTTCAAACTCGACACAAGGGGGCCTCCTCTTCTCAAACAGACTGGTCAACTGCCAGGAATGTGGACGGCTGTTCTCCAACTCGCTAGACCTCGCACTGCACCAAAGAATTCACATGGGGGAGAAACTCTTCAGCTGCGCCCAGTGTGACAAGCAGTTCCTCCACCTGCACCAGCTCAAGAcccaccagagaatacacaccagGGAGAAACCCTTTAGCTGCTCCCAATGCGGGAAGCGCTTCTCCCAGTCCAGCCACATCAAGAGACACATGAGtgttcacacaggagaaaagcggTTTGGCTGCAGCGTATGCGGGAAGAGGTTTTCACAA
- the LOC106610390 gene encoding zinc finger protein 287 isoform X1: protein MSFELAFGSRVASIMETLTEKAVQDICQLMGETYAALRVEMLHEQNQRSIKLQAIENNIGKEKPANCMEIIQKPASPTGLRNFPVVEQILNEQEANGLWLEGDPTVEDEGPQSLVPEEEQPSRAFGQMTDEGVETWPAPPVIKQEEMDDDDMECQGLRNFPVLDQICNEQEANGIWQERDPTEEDKSLPSLVPEGEEQSRALSRTTDMGTETLPVPLVIKQEDDDMESQGYGEWIPETHKANQNIRGESDEDERSPASAGSKELGLNDFKREQNPLLVSPEDAAAPKKKKYNGKIKTKKGTMINHMIKHTGLPFSCDICGEKFEHRDFLTRHKRSNHYTGIIYSCSVCEKTFRMAGSRDTHERGHTGKNYWCSDCGETFKERQERDTHECIVYKGERPFSCSECNKDFQRQYHLKQHQLEKHPLMVDQTVHRKPRCSVCGKVFAEIRWLIRHERTHRGKNQRRDRDPHESIVEDPINEQLESKDLEGQLESVESSEAPIKSEMIRYTCEICGTTWATKSSMRRHMVIHKKKHYTCDVCGKVFRLKSMFTTHQLRHKGFKSQYQLEKHPQGGAAMF, encoded by the exons ATGTCTTTCGAACTCGCTTTTGGTTCTCGTGTTGCCTCCATTATGGAAACTTTGACAGAAAAAGCCGTGCAAGACATCTGTCAACTTATGGGAGAAACTTATGCTGCTCTAAGAGTGGAAATGTTGCATGAACAAAACCAAAGATCGATAAAGTTACAGGCGATTGAGAATAACATCGGGAAGGAGAAGCCAGCGAACTGCATGGAGATAATTCAAAAACCAG CTTCCCCAACAGGTTTGAGAAACTTCCCAGTCGTGGAGCAAATCCTCAATGAACAAGAGGCCAATGGTCTTTGGCTAGAAGGTGACCCTACTGTGGAAGATGAAGGTCCACAGTCACTGGTACCAGAGGAAGAACAGCCATCACGGGCTTTTGGTCAGATGACAGACGAG GGGGTGGAGACATGGCCTGCACCACCTGTCATTAAACAGGAGGAAATGGATGATGATGACATGGAGTGTCAAG GTTTGAGAAACTTCCCAGTCCTTGATCAAATCTGCAATGAACAAGAGGCCAATGGTATTTGGCAAGAACGTGATCCTACTGAGGAAGATAAAAGTCTGCCATCACTGGTACCAGAGGGAGAAGAGCAATCACGGGCTCTTAGTAGGACAACAGACATG GGGACTGAGACATTGCCAGTACCACTGGTCATAAAACAGGAGGATGATGACATGGAGTCTCAAG GTTATGGCGAGTGGATTCCAGAGACTCACAAAGCCAACCAGAATATCAGAGGAGAAAGTGATGAGGACGAGAGAAGTCCAGCCTCTGCGGGATCCAAAGAACTTGGACTCAACGACTTCAAGAGAGAACAGAATCCGTTGCTGGTGTCACCTGAGGATGCTGCAGCAcccaaaaaaaagaaatataatGGGAAAATTAAGACCAAGAAAGGCACAATGATAAATCACATGATAAAGCACACAGGGTTGCCCTTTAGCTGTGATATCTGTGGTGAGAAATTCGAGCATCGAGACTTCTTGACCAGACACAAGCGCTCTAATCACTACACAGGGATCATCTACAGCTGCTCTGTATGCGAAAAAACCTTCCGGATGGCCGGATCTCGCGACACGCACGAGCGTGGTCACACTGGAAAAAACTATTGGTGCTCAGATTGTGGCGAGACGTTCAAGGAGCGCCAGGAACGCGACACACATGAGTGTATTGTTTACAAGGGAGAACGGCCCTTCAGCTGCTCCGAGTGCAACAAGGACTTTCAAAGACAGTACCATCTCAAACAACACCAGCTGGAAAAACACCCTCTAATGGTGGACCAGACTGTCCACCGTAAACCCAGATGCTCTGTGTGTGGAAAAGTGTTCGCGGAGATCAGATGGTTAATCAGGCATGAGCGCACTCACAGGGGAAAAAATCAGCGCAGGGATCGTGACCCACACGAGTCCATTGTTGAGGATCCTATCAACGAACAGCTTGAGTCAAAGGACCTAGAGGGTCAGTTGGAGTCAGTTGAGAGTTCTGAGGCACCCATAAAGAGTGAAATGATACGCTACACTTGTGAAATATGTGGAACAACTTGGGCGACTAAAAGTAGCATGCGCCGTCACATGGTAATACACAAAAAGAAGCACTATACCTGCGATGTCTGTGGCAAGGTATTTAGGCTCAAATCCATGTTCACAACACATCAGCTCAGACACAAGGGATTTAAAAGTCAGTACCAGCTTGAAAAACACCCTCAAGGTGGAGCAGCCATGTTCTGA
- the LOC106610390 gene encoding zinc finger protein 502 isoform X2, whose translation MTDEGVETWPAPPVIKQEEMDDDDMECQGLRNFPVLDQICNEQEANGIWQERDPTEEDKSLPSLVPEGEEQSRALSRTTDMGTETLPVPLVIKQEDDDMESQGYGEWIPETHKANQNIRGESDEDERSPASAGSKELGLNDFKREQNPLLVSPEDAAAPKKKKYNGKIKTKKGTMINHMIKHTGLPFSCDICGEKFEHRDFLTRHKRSNHYTGIIYSCSVCEKTFRMAGSRDTHERGHTGKNYWCSDCGETFKERQERDTHECIVYKGERPFSCSECNKDFQRQYHLKQHQLEKHPLMVDQTVHRKPRCSVCGKVFAEIRWLIRHERTHRGKNQRRDRDPHESIVEDPINEQLESKDLEGQLESVESSEAPIKSEMIRYTCEICGTTWATKSSMRRHMVIHKKKHYTCDVCGKVFRLKSMFTTHQLRHKGFKSQYQLEKHPQGGAAMF comes from the exons ATGACAGACGAG GGGGTGGAGACATGGCCTGCACCACCTGTCATTAAACAGGAGGAAATGGATGATGATGACATGGAGTGTCAAG GTTTGAGAAACTTCCCAGTCCTTGATCAAATCTGCAATGAACAAGAGGCCAATGGTATTTGGCAAGAACGTGATCCTACTGAGGAAGATAAAAGTCTGCCATCACTGGTACCAGAGGGAGAAGAGCAATCACGGGCTCTTAGTAGGACAACAGACATG GGGACTGAGACATTGCCAGTACCACTGGTCATAAAACAGGAGGATGATGACATGGAGTCTCAAG GTTATGGCGAGTGGATTCCAGAGACTCACAAAGCCAACCAGAATATCAGAGGAGAAAGTGATGAGGACGAGAGAAGTCCAGCCTCTGCGGGATCCAAAGAACTTGGACTCAACGACTTCAAGAGAGAACAGAATCCGTTGCTGGTGTCACCTGAGGATGCTGCAGCAcccaaaaaaaagaaatataatGGGAAAATTAAGACCAAGAAAGGCACAATGATAAATCACATGATAAAGCACACAGGGTTGCCCTTTAGCTGTGATATCTGTGGTGAGAAATTCGAGCATCGAGACTTCTTGACCAGACACAAGCGCTCTAATCACTACACAGGGATCATCTACAGCTGCTCTGTATGCGAAAAAACCTTCCGGATGGCCGGATCTCGCGACACGCACGAGCGTGGTCACACTGGAAAAAACTATTGGTGCTCAGATTGTGGCGAGACGTTCAAGGAGCGCCAGGAACGCGACACACATGAGTGTATTGTTTACAAGGGAGAACGGCCCTTCAGCTGCTCCGAGTGCAACAAGGACTTTCAAAGACAGTACCATCTCAAACAACACCAGCTGGAAAAACACCCTCTAATGGTGGACCAGACTGTCCACCGTAAACCCAGATGCTCTGTGTGTGGAAAAGTGTTCGCGGAGATCAGATGGTTAATCAGGCATGAGCGCACTCACAGGGGAAAAAATCAGCGCAGGGATCGTGACCCACACGAGTCCATTGTTGAGGATCCTATCAACGAACAGCTTGAGTCAAAGGACCTAGAGGGTCAGTTGGAGTCAGTTGAGAGTTCTGAGGCACCCATAAAGAGTGAAATGATACGCTACACTTGTGAAATATGTGGAACAACTTGGGCGACTAAAAGTAGCATGCGCCGTCACATGGTAATACACAAAAAGAAGCACTATACCTGCGATGTCTGTGGCAAGGTATTTAGGCTCAAATCCATGTTCACAACACATCAGCTCAGACACAAGGGATTTAAAAGTCAGTACCAGCTTGAAAAACACCCTCAAGGTGGAGCAGCCATGTTCTGA